Within Mytilus edulis chromosome 10, xbMytEdul2.2, whole genome shotgun sequence, the genomic segment GGGAATTGTATGATACGACATATGGAACACACccgttgtcatctgtgaaacagataccGGTATTCAATAACTTTCGGTCAACCAATTCGTAATGGAGCAAAGGAACAATTTCAACTACATCACTTGGATCTCTAGGTTTAATacctttcttgtgagcagcaaccctctactAAGGAAATCATGATGGGCAATACAAGCCTGAAAGATACATGCTCCCTATGCAGGTGCTGCTTGGATGTTGCTAAATAAAAAAGTGGAAGTTTATAATTGGCGAGGTTAAATCATTTCtgtcgtcaattttttttttcaaccgacTATCATTGTCAATGTCTACACGAAAACCAAGATATAGATAATGTAGATTTAACTGTCTCTGTTGTATCCTGTGAGTCTTCTTTGGACAACATCATTTAATTGGATATGTGgaatacattgtatatactaTATGTGTTACCAAATGCCAATTGCTATATAATGGACTTCTGATGTTACATAAGAGGCGATATAAGATTACCCGTCCGATGTTCGGATATCATAAAACCATTAATTAaactattataaattataatcctggtacctttgataactatttaaaccgctgggtcgatgccactgccggtgggcgtttcgtccccgagggtataaccagcccagtagtcagctcttcggtgttgacatgaatatcaattatgtggtcatttttataaatttcctgttaacaaaacttttaatttttcgaaaaaactaggattttcttaccccaggcatagattaccttggccgtatttggcacaatgttttggtattttggatcctcaatgctcttcaactttgtatttgttttgcttttataactattttgatatgagcgtcagtgataagtctattgtagacgaaacgcgcgtctgatgtacttaattgtaatcctggtacctttgataactattatctaaGAAATAAAACATCATGATTATTAAACCATATATAATTAAGAGTGTATGCCTGCCTGACATCATACATTTAATATGACACTTAACTCATTCTTATTTTCAGTGGACAGGATAGTCGTTGATTTAACCCTGATATCAGTTTTAGAGTACAATGCATTATGCTTAACAAAAGTGTTGCCGATACTTTTTTTGTCTTCATTTTTTAGCATTATTATTAGAAATCGTTAGTTAAAAAAAGATTAAGAAAACATATTAACGAACGAAATTTCGTCATCACTCCACCTCTCCGATTGTCTTCTCTAATTCGTGTAAATGTTTTTCATCTACTACCTCAAGAAGATCTTCCGTCAAAAACTCTTCCGGATTCCTTATTATGTTGTCAATTTTCTTGAGTAAAGTTGATTGGATTGACTTGTGCTCTTTGAtccattttttgtcattttctgtAAGCTGTTTCTTGTATTGGCCTATTCCTTCCATGACATTTAAGGTCGGAATGAAATAGTGTGGACATACAAAATTTTCAATGCATTTCCGTAAGCTGCTCAGAAATGCTAGAAAGGCCATACCAGGGTACTCGGCAAATTGTTGAGGGTCCCGGGTTTCACACGCCCAAAGATAAATCGTCTTCAAGTGATATGATGTAAGACCGACACGCGCATCTCCGTTTTCCATCACCCCCATATCCAGATATTTTTTCTTTACTAGTTTGAGCAAAATGAAGAGAAACTTCTGATGAAAAGAAAACCTTGTTGTCAGTTGTTGTTCTGCTAGAGCAAATGTTATTTTCCACTGCAAAGGATAAACCAACATTGACGTTTTGTGTGTCAACAAGCAGCCATCTTGAACAATAGTGTCGACTACCTTTGTTTCCGGCCATTTTCTCTCGCGGTTCTGGAAGTCTGATAGTTTATGGGGCCATGGACCTTTGAGGGCAGAAACTTTATCAACTAGAATTTTGAATTTGAGTTCTCTTCCACCAACAATCATAGTCTCCGTGTTAGTTCGACATGTTCTATACAATGGCAACATTCGGATTGTTTCTAACGGTTCAATTTCAATCTCGCCTAAAATACTTGGATCTTCCTGTCGTGGAATTAAGCATGTATATCCTAACGATTTCAAATAAGTTTTGCCATTCcaaagttttttgaaaaatttccaCCTTTGACCTGCATCTACTTCATCAATATCACTGGTTACCTGTACTAAACATGCACCCATTGGCAGTTCAATTTGTCTATTTTTGTCATCCATAAAATCCATCTGAACTGTTATAAAAGGCTGTTTTTCAGTTGGTACAACAAAATTAGGTTCTTCTCTATTATACAGAACACTCGCCTCGTCACTCTCAGAATAAATTGGAAGGGCAGCATTTGGCATTTCTCGGTTATACAAAACATCAACTTCAACTAGGTAAGACCCGTCCGGCATGACCTCAGGGAAGTACAGCTCGTTACCTACACTACCAACAACTGTTACTGTATCATAAGGTCTTTGTTTTCTGTAATCTACAACTTTCTGGTGAACATAATCAAGGACAGGCTTTATTTCTTTTACCTTATTCGCTGCTCTTTCCATCAAGAAAAGTAATCTTTTATCTAGATTTTCGGTACTTCTTATATCTAACCCAATTGAAAACTCCTCTGGTAAGCTCGTCATGTTGACTCTTTCTTGGCGCCCTTCTTCGTATACTCTGAATCAGTGCAACTTTTGATGgtactgaaaatataaataattttactaCTCAGCAggcttatatatgtatatgtgtatAGATATTTTTTCTAATATAAATATTCATCAAGTTTTCGTAAATATGAAATCGTACTTAAACGCAGGTGGGTGTAACCAAgttgacattcaaactcataattcgaagAAAAACTACATGCCAACTAAAGAAAAACTACGAAACGAGTCTAACAAACTCTACATGAAACGACGttaaactgtgacatatcgggaaaaatGATTTTTTCGACTGAATTTAATCATTCAAAATGATTTAACTTGACAACGAGTCCATGggcccctcttttttaaaataacattaggtTTGATTACGTGTGAAGATTATATGTACCAATTTTTAATGAAAAGGTCACTGataaattgttttttatataaCCTTAAGCTCGAGTGACTATACTAGTATACTGCATTCAATTTTAAAACAAGGATCTTGAAACTATATGAAATCAGTTCTTTCCAGAAGTATATTGCCGTTaacaaacttttttcaaatatacagcaaaaactgccgttttctttctaaaattatgaaactttgatgaaaaataattatttccaaaaaattgttatacaaatttaaaaatgtttacaaatatacgCTTGTGCTTATCTAAGAAACAAAAAGTAAGGTCTATCtgttcaaggatttgtatagtatatatatacaaatccttTGGGTTTTTTCAAGGgatagaaatgtaaataaaacccCAGAAATTTTGAGTAAACGTGCTAACATTTTGACCCCATTCATAtcttaaaatattacaaaaaagtaTTGTTCTATTGCATATTAATTTTGAACTAACaaggtaattatatatataatatgcacatttttcattaaaaaataaccGTGGGACAAAAACTGTACTGTATGCCCATAATTTGCATTATCGTTTTCCAAAAAATGTACTTACTGTTGAAGATAACAGACATCAGCATCagcttttttattatttgtttactttcgttttgtttatatatccTTGAACTTAGGCTACAATACATATACTACACTAAGCATATAATAAGTTTAAAATCATTCGGTTGAGATAACACAAATCGATGACTTTATGGTGCGtcataaatcataaaaatgaatgttttttgcTTGAGATATTATGTCTAAGCATTAATAACACAAACGTCGTAAACACATTAATTTGAGAATATTTTGTTTCTAAAATGCATCATCTTAATAAATCTAGTATCCAgtggaaagtaaaataaaaaaaaaatactgaactccgagcaaAATCCAAACGGAAAGTCAACACGTAACTAGTTTTTTGCCGTCTTCTTTATCTTAAGTTTTAAACCTTTACCTCGAGTTACTATACTAGTTTCCTGCATTCAAGTTTGAAGCCAGGATCTCAAAACTATATTAAAACAGTTCTTTCCAGAAGTATAAAGCCGTCAACACTTTTTCAAACCCCAACACGTTCAGTCTGAATATACTATGAAAACCTGATAGGCACAATTACGAGCCTCAACTGAAATACAAGTTGTAAATAACATATCATCTTTAGTATGAGTATTCACTTATTAAccttactttccgctatatagatgatgttctctcactaaataattcaaaatttggtgactatgttgaacgcatctatccaatcgaacaagagataaatgatacaattaagtctgcctcatatgtTGACTTAcacctagaaattgacaatgaaggtaggttgaaaataaaattttacggCAAACGATATGAGTTTAGCTTCCCAATTGCGAACTTTCCATTACTGCATACGGAGTATAataatatctcccaattgatacgatattcttgtatttcctatcatgatttccttgatagagggttcaaatagtgaagttgaagtTATCCCGTCTATATATTTACTGATTCCGTTCTTATCCCTATTAAGCTATTGTAACAGTATTGCGTTAACTTTATATTTGCATGTCGGACAATGCTTGTCAACGCAACCTATCTCATTCTATTTGGAGTTCATGTGATTCTCGTTATTTTTTGTagcttaatttgtatatttttgctGGATTTACGAGATTTAAAGATCGACAAGGGACGTAGTCTCTTCCTCATAAACAGAGCACGGACCTGACTCGAAAAATGCCCGAGGAGTGTAATGAAGAATGAACAACTGCAATTCTCTTAACATGATTTACCGTAATAAAACGTATACTGGTTAACCGAAACAATGTGTCTTTGactctatttttatttatttatgcatATCATTTTAGCTTTGTCAATAGACTATGGTTTccttgattaaaaaaaagaatcaaaacCCCTCCACCAatttagtataaacatgatatatatatataaatacgtcTTAAACAGTGTGGGAAAAGTATGAGCTAATtcaatgacaaataaaaaataacagaagATTAGTTATTCGATATTCAAACCTCTGACACATACTGTGAAGGTACAAATCAATGTAAGAAATTTGGAATCACAAGATCCTCAAAGGAACGAGACTGTGCGCGTCTACTGCAATGAGTGAGTGTCAtactttaacaaacaaaaaaagacgtTTGCAAAACCCAAAATGATAATCCACTCAGTAAAAATATTCCAATTAAAAATAGGACTCGATCGACAAATTGACAAGTAAGAAAAATATTCATGTATTTAGAACAGACAGCGAAAACATGCAACTAGTCAATTGACGAATTCGTGATCACTGTAAAACGTTTGCAGCGACTATTTCATTGGTCTAGAACTCTGTTGGAGCAGTATGAATAGCATCCGTACcaatgaagtccgtatagtgtgaacgaGCACATTTATTATTCGTTTTTCTCACTTTTACTGTCATCACaatatgtaaaaagaaaaacaaagaaaaaagaaaaaagaacgatcaattgtgatatttgaaaataaaaaaaatcatttagaatAAATAAATTCACGATTCGAAGTAAAtgattttgttcatatttagCACCTTTCAATTTCACACATAGTGAAAACCCTATTGTTCATCTCCAATTGTCCTTTGTAGCAGATGTATATGAGTTTCATCTATTTCATCAAGAATATCGTCGGTCAAGAAATTTTCAGGCTTCTGCATTAAAATACTAATTTGTCGGAGTGTAATGTTTTGGAGCATTTTCCGCTTATGCGTCCATCCTTCAATTTCTTCTTCTGTAGGCGGTCTCTTATATTGTTTAAGTCCTTCCATGACATTTAATGTTGAAATGAAAAAGTGCGGACAGTCGTAAAATTCAATGCATTTCTTCAACTTCTTCAGAAAAACTAAATAGCATATACCTGGATGATGAATAAACTGTTGAGGATCCGTGGCTTCACACATCCATAGATAAATTGTCTTCAAGTGGTATGATGTTAAACCCACAATCGGTACTCCATTTTCCATTAAACCCATGTCCAGATACTTCTTCTTCACTTGTTTGATCAATATGAACAAATATTTCTGATGAAATGAAAACGTTTTTGTCAGTTGTTGTTCTGCTAGCGAAAATGTAATTTTCCACTGCAAAGGATAAACCTGCAGTGATGGCTTGTGTGTCAACAAGCAACCATCCTTGACAATACTTTCTACTATCTTTGTTTCTGGCCATTTTCTCGCGCGGCTCTGGAAATCTGACAGCATATTAGGCCAAGGACCTTTTAGAGCAGAAACTTTGTCAACCAAAATTCTAAATGTAAGCTCTCTTCCATCAACAAGCATAGTATCCATCTCAGTTCTACATGTCCTATACAACTGCAAAATTTTTGCCTTTTCCAATGGTTCAATTTCAATCTCCCCTAAAATACTCGGATCTTCCTGTCGTGGAATTAGGCATGTATATCCCAAAGATTTCAAGTAAGTTTTACCATTCCAAAGTTCTTTGAAAAACTTCCACCTCTGACCTTTTTCCACTTCATCAATGTTACCGGTAACCTCTACTAAGCATGCCCCTATTGGCAAAGTCACTATTTTGTTTTCGTCATTCATGAAATCCATCTTAACGGTTATAACAGGCGGCTTTTCAGTAGGCATGACAACACGCGTTTTTTCTCTGGTATACAGAACATCATCAGGAGGCATATACATGGGAAGGATAGCATTTGGCATTTCTCTGTTATACAACACATCTACCTCTATCAAATAAGAACCGTCCGGCATGACCTCGGGAATGTAAAGCTCGTTTCCTACACTACCAACCACTGTTACTGTATCGTAAGGTCTTTGCTTTCTATAATCTGCAACTTTCTGATGAACATAATCTGTGATAGGCGCTACTTCTTTGACTTTCTTTGCTGCTTTGTCCATTAAGAAAAGTAATCGTTTATCGAGACTTTCAGTGCTTCTTACATCAAGGTTAGTTGTAAAATCCTCTGTTAAATTTGCCATGCTATTGAACTCTTTCTTAGAAAACTTGAATCGATGAAACTACTGAAGGTACTGAAAGTATAAACAAATTACAGAATGTACTGATATTCCTTTCTAACATTAAAGATTCTTTGGCAAAAATACAATCTATATAAACTGTGAAATTCTATTGATGTTAAACCTAAAACTGCAAAActcggatccagccatttttaaaagggggttccaatcATATGTCCTCTTTCAAACGCATTGATCGTCAATCCTGAATGTTGTAACACACATACTCTAAAAATGTGTGCTTGTTGTAATAGCATCacaaatgaaatgcaaatagtgcCCTGTTAAAGATAAGTTAAGtcctatatgaaattgtgttaattttcaatatgatattttaaaatgaaatccgTCCAtctatttgaaaagaaaatatcaataaatatttaatatacttAGTAGAACATTTTCAACTGTCCTTCCAATTATAGTGGACATATTTCTCTTTTTGGTTGCTTATGTACTCTAtaagatagtttttttttaaatattattttacagaTTCTTGAAATAACGATATGCTACAAAAGGAACAGACAGaacttatttttttacattcCGTACCTGTAACTGACAAGAAAGCTAAATAAAGCGCAAGAAACAATCATTGACAAAAGAAATGTTGCTTTTCAaaacatactagtatatatttctatcatgtattttttttattatattaatttcACCAAATTGATtacatatataattgatatatgtaacatttgccactggatcaCATACCCTTACCCAATCAATTTCTTATACCTAACATATGTGTATTTCTTCTCTTATGACAGCAATCAACCTAGTGTTccgttttatatttgattttaaaaacttgatataattggttttattttatacagtaattacagaaaaaaactataataaacactgTCAGTAACTTTCTTTCAAACAAGGTAGTGATAAGAGCttattttgtcttctttctgtgGCTCATTAACAACATATTCcaaaatttcatcatattttcaCCGGTTCCATCTGTTGCACTTTAATTTTCcctcaattatttgaaataactttttgtgTGTATGTTTGCTCTTGATTTATAGACATCTGTGCTTTAGTCATTGTTCTTTGTACAGTATATAAACTGTATAGTGCGTGAAAACTGCTCACTAAGTATTAAACTAAAGGCTAGCTTAACCTCAAACCTAATGAGTGTTACTGTTGTAGGCTCTTTTCACAGAAATTCTTAATGAAAAtgaatgaatttattttacaatttatctGAATGTAATCAGTGAATCTGTAAAaaagatcttaattatttcagggattttgtaaaatcaccagtcaaaatcagggattttatgAAATCCCTaatcagttcagtgattttacaaattcccataaatttcagtgattttacaaaatccccgatttcacaaattccctgtaacatatatacatatttgtttaggggccagctgaaggacgcctcccggtgcgagagtttctcgctgcattgaagacccattgctggccttcggttgttgtctgctctatggtcgggttgttgtctctttgacacattccccatttccattctcaatttataagtctttttgtaAAAGAGGGTCAAAAGCAAACATTCTCCTCATTAAGCCTGCAAAATGCTTAGATAAAGTAAATATGTTTTGTGctaaatagaaatatatctatGAATCTTAGTTAAACTgaaataacaatattatattagAATACGAAGATATCCCTTAAAATAAACTActatttgtgattttgttttataaagtggGTAAGGTaaagtttaatttattaaaaCTCACTAACCCCATGTTAGGAACTTATTCATTAAGGTTATCTGCAAAATTTTGGTAAGTTGATTATCACTTGTGTATAGATATAGgtagatgtggtacgattgctaATGatcgagacaactctccatccaagtaacaatttataaaagtaaaccattataggtcaaggtacggccttcaacacgaagctatggctcacaccgaacagcaagctataaagggccccaaaaattactagtgcaaaattattcaaacgggaaaaccaacggtctaatctatataaaaacgaaaaacgagaaacacttatggaccacataaacagacgacaaccactgaacatcagattcctgagttaggacaggtgcaaacaattgcagcgggattcaACGTAATGGTACCAAatcttctccctttttctgaatcAATAGTagaacatcacaacatagaaagacacactataaaatatcaattggaatgacttaactcaatcaaaaaacgtaattaCACAAATTgacacacaatgaacgaataaatttgatctgtgatacaatgtaaatacatagttaataaaaataaaggaTGATTAAAGTAAAAGTATAAAAACTGTACCCAGAAGACAAGTCCTTTCGACCCTTTTGCCTTGCAATTGTTATCTTTTGTTACAGGAACCGTTGGAAAACTCATTCAAATAAATAGTGTGCTCATTGTTTAAACTACTCATTCGGaatgcagaaaaaaattgtctCCTATTTCATTTGTCGTTAAagtattcaaactttttttttttaatttcttttacaatccTTGATTGTAAAATGAAAACTTACTGTTATGAATAGCAAATGATCTCCATCAGTATCTATATTGTTTCCGGTTTAGTTTAAGTACTTTCGTTTATGATGTAAACATGCAGGTCCTTGAACtcatcaaatgttaaaaaacaacataattatATACTTATATACATAATTCGTTACACTTTATTCGGTTCACAACACATATATCAGATGGAATGCATGGAAAATTAGATCATGCATTGTGAATTAATTGTACCTTTATTACATTATGTATTGTTCTCTGCTATATCTGTTGTTTTGTCATGtcgtatatatattgtttatgtattgccatagcatgtttatgcttttgcaaataaaatatgcatTCATACATTCATTAATAGATTATTCATTATGTAAAAATTATTTTGggacgattttttaaaattaattactaTCATCAACTATGggcatattttcttttataatgatTCGTGTTTTtgcttaaatttaaataaaatctatTCCCACAGGCGACAGTTGTTCTATTTTGACTGTATATCTGAACCCtgtctgtctcattgacattaacAATTTGAATTTTAAGCTCAAGTGTTAGTGCGGCATAATGTCGAAATGATAAAATTAATAGTATATGGTATATGAACCACTAGCCGGTGTTTCTTATTTCACAAAATATAACCTTTGAAATCGGTAGACAACAGATTTTAaatccaaggttttttttaagTCAGAATATAGAAAGAAATCTGGTAGGATGAATTAATCCTCACAACTTAAAGTAAAACTATTGACAAAATGTATTCTTTTCGTCCGAGTTTTGATTGAGAATtgtgtacttttaaaaaaaataaaattatcctcttaacatgcttaaattttggtcttttgtggatagttgtctcattggcaatcataccacatcttcttttttatattaacaatagtAGACTACAAAAGTTACTAGCTATATGTAGTTTATTGAAACTCATCAACTTATGTAATGAACGTATTGAAAAAAAGTTTCTCTGCATAATAACCTAAATCTTGTACTGTTATGATCAAACtcagttaccatggttactgtaAAGACTCgtctaaattgcatttaattgataaattcaacaacactcaACGAACTTATCTTGGTGGTATTGTTTCGTTAAATAAccaagaattttctaaatatactgccGAAATTTACCCAAATGAACTTACTTTAGATAAATCAAATGTATGCGGTAATAATTTCCTTTCCTACATTTAAATATTTCGGGTTtacacgggaaactccacactaaaatttacgacaacagggacgatttttcgttctcTATTGTTATTTTCCcctttttggatggtgatgtttCTTTGTTACCATCTAACGAATACGGGGTTTATATTTCGCAACTCGTTCGCTATTTGCTCATGTCTGTTGTCAcagtgacgtttttgattttaacgaaggtaatctatatatattattGGTTAATTAGCCAGGGGTGTTTAGTTACCACAAATTCCTTAAACCTTTACTagattcttccatagatataaagatttggttttgaagtttggttgtacctgtagaaaacttatttcacaCGGGATAACACATCCTCATTTTTTGCGGAAATGTTGTTACCGTGCCCGGCCTTTGAAATTTAGAAACGACCCTGGGAAActgatcctttaaataaactcattctAAAAGGTTATCAATTCAACACTGTATTTAGataattgaatattgtttttattggacttgatattgattttaatttgttatcggtaaattaaaagcaaactaaatattattgttatatacattatatacattCACGGATATACAATCTGTCTATAcatgtatcttggcattgcacaaggtcaattaagtttttctctgactgtttatgatgtctttacactaaatccattgaatgttggatgtgtactgatcgATAACTTAgtgttagatgcatgattttttattacttgttagtggctttgaattaGCTGTCAGTAAATGTGAGTaatctcagatctgtactaagtggcttttttgttgttgggatatacaagtacccggccacgtccactctgtatcAGTATTTgcatttgtatccatctgattggtcaagcctttttcaactgatttttatagttcgttcttatgttgtactgttacacctctgtcccaggttagagggagggttgggatcccgctaacatgtttaatcccgccccATTCTGTACGTATGTGCCAGGCTAAGTCAGGAgtggttgtcattttttttttggtgtgttacatatttgtttttcgttcatattttgtcttcaaaataggccgttagttttctcgtttgaattgttttacattgtcatttcggagccttttatagctgactatgtggtatgggctttgtgcattgttgaaggccgtatgtaacctatagttgttaatttctgtgtcagttggtctcttgttgagtcagaatgagttgtctcattggcaatcataccacatggcaggcttctattttatatttatacttgAATTAACACACACAGTTCTTGATGATATATGTAGACCATTCTTGTTTGCTTATTTATCAGATACATCACATTTTTAATGATTTCCTTTCTTTTCAGTCtccttaaaatttcaaaatttaataaaggGATCATAAATATCTTTGAAATTCTGAATTTTGAATCCTCATTGCTTTTCAACTTCATACATCATTTGGCCATTGTCACATGTTTGATTCAAGCGTTActggtcataaactgtgatttataacaatacaaaaacaagtctgctattaaaggggtgCATTTAGTGCCCATTGGAAAAGCCCTTTTTTCATATGAGAAAAGATTCGCCTACACTTAATTTTTATGTTCGACTGCTGCATGTATCTATCGAGCTAAATCCTTGATGAAACGTATGATACTTCAAATAATATGCATTCTATGTTTCTGTTTTTATGTGTAAATCATGgttaatataaattataattatatgttACTTAATTATTAATTAACCGTGCCAGAAATTATGCTGGAAATTGCAATacgtgttttatatatataaatttgctGTTTTACGGGATAAAGTAAAGTGTTTCTTAGGTTTTCTGGTTTTGTATCGGATACGGATACTATCCTTTCACAGGTAACACCTGTCTCAGATATTATTTATTTACGTCATTTGTTAGATCACAGGTTGCACATACCGTGATTTAATTCACAACTTTACCGTTCAAGGTATCACGTGACTAGCAACCTTCCATCGTTTACAATATGGAGGACGATATTAGCcaactttaatattttgtttacatgttaGAATTAATAAACCATGGATAGAGGTAATTCTCATGAACATAAAACCAGTTGATATTCTCTGTCTCTCTCGCACAA encodes:
- the LOC139491741 gene encoding uncharacterized protein, encoding MTSLPEEFSIGLDIRSTENLDKRLLFLMERAANKVKEIKPVLDYVHQKVVDYRKQRPYDTVTVVGSVGNELYFPEVMPDGSYLVEVDVLYNREMPNAALPIYSESDEASVLYNREEPNFVVPTEKQPFITVQMDFMDDKNRQIELPMGACLVQVTSDIDEVDAGQRWKFFKKLWNGKTYLKSLGYTCLIPRQEDPSILGEIEIEPLETIRMLPLYRTCRTNTETMIVGGRELKFKILVDKVSALKGPWPHKLSDFQNRERKWPETKVVDTIVQDGCLLTHKTSMLVYPLQWKITFALAEQQLTTRFSFHQKFLFILLKLVKKKYLDMGVMENGDARVGLTSYHLKTIYLWACETRDPQQFAEYPGMAFLAFLSSLRKCIENFVCPHYFIPTLNVMEGIGQYKKQLTENDKKWIKEHKSIQSTLLKKIDNIIRNPEEFLTEDLLEVVDEKHLHELEKTIGEVE
- the LOC139491742 gene encoding uncharacterized protein, encoding MANLTEDFTTNLDVRSTESLDKRLLFLMDKAAKKVKEVAPITDYVHQKVADYRKQRPYDTVTVVGSVGNELYIPEVMPDGSYLIEVDVLYNREMPNAILPMYMPPDDVLYTREKTRVVMPTEKPPVITVKMDFMNDENKIVTLPIGACLVEVTGNIDEVEKGQRWKFFKELWNGKTYLKSLGYTCLIPRQEDPSILGEIEIEPLEKAKILQLYRTCRTEMDTMLVDGRELTFRILVDKVSALKGPWPNMLSDFQSRARKWPETKIVESIVKDGCLLTHKPSLQVYPLQWKITFSLAEQQLTKTFSFHQKYLFILIKQVKKKYLDMGLMENGVPIVGLTSYHLKTIYLWMCEATDPQQFIHHPGICYLVFLKKLKKCIEFYDCPHFFISTLNVMEGLKQYKRPPTEEEIEGWTHKRKMLQNITLRQISILMQKPENFLTDDILDEIDETHIHLLQRTIGDEQ